From the genome of Streptomyces spinoverrucosus:
GCGCCACCACCGAGCAGTGGGCGGCGGCCGACGAGCTCGACCCCGGCGCGGTTGACGCCGACGGGCGCTGGCGGCTCCAGTTCCGCGCGTTCGCGATCCGCAGCGACGAGGGTGTGACGCTGGTCGACGCGGGGATCGGCCCGGCCGACAGCCCGGCGGCTTCGTGGGCGCCCGTGCCCGGGGTGCTCCCGGCTTCGCTGGTCGATGCGGGTATCGAACCATCCGACGTGGACACCGTGGTGCTCACGCACCTCCACACCGACCACGTGGGCTGGGCCGTCGTCGGCGGTGAGCAGACGCGGCCGTTCTTCCCGAACGCCGAGTACCTGTTGCAGCAGGCCGAACTCGACGCGATCGAGGAGGTCAACCCGCAGCTGCGTTCCTCTGTGGTCGACCCGCTCCGGAAGACCGATCAGCTACGGCTGCTCGACGGCGACACCCCGCTGCGCAGCGGCGAGCGCGTGCTCGCCACGCCCGGTCACACGCCCGGGCACCAGAGCGTGCTCGTCGCGTCCGGCCGCGAACTGGTTGCCGTCACCGGTGACC
Proteins encoded in this window:
- a CDS encoding MBL fold metallo-hydrolase, whose amino-acid sequence is MPPSIQVGPYTVIALADGAGPFFSPRSEAFPGATTEQWAAADELDPGAVDADGRWRLQFRAFAIRSDEGVTLVDAGIGPADSPAASWAPVPGVLPASLVDAGIEPSDVDTVVLTHLHTDHVGWAVVGGEQTRPFFPNAEYLLQQAELDAIEEVNPQLRSSVVDPLRKTDQLRLLDGDTPLRSGERVLATPGHTPGHQSVLVASGRELVAVTGDLLVHAIQLLHPELAYAHEMDPEQARASREQVLHSRAGGTLYLATPHLTEPFIAR